A single Lolium perenne isolate Kyuss_39 chromosome 6, Kyuss_2.0, whole genome shotgun sequence DNA region contains:
- the LOC139829919 gene encoding glycerol-3-phosphate 2-O-acyltransferase 6-like: MVGPFVREFLGAEVAGTELRTFAGGRRFTGVIESVLVGERKREVVERMFAGGDMPDVGLGDCESDHDFMAICKEAYMVPTNKRAPRATPDDLLSRVIFHDGRLVRRPDPKHALFALAYLPVGFALALLRILISHHVPRSLVRHAYRLTGIRLTVRGTPPPPPSRGKPGSLLVCNHRTAVDPIFVSIALGRQVTCVTYSVSRLSTATSPVPMVALMGDRKVDKARITTLLESGRDVVVCPEGTTCREPCLLRFSALFAELTDRVVPVAMEAVQSTYYGSTARGWTSMDPCFFYMNPRPGYRVTFLPALRAEETCGGGARSVVEVASHVQAVIAKELGYKCTGFTMKDKYMKLAGSVADECDPNGKKLA; encoded by the exons ATGGTTGGCCCGTTCGTGAGGGAGTTCTTGGGAGCGGAGGTGGCTGGCACGGAGCTGCGGACGTTCGCCGGCGGGAGGCGGTTCACCGGGGTGATCGAGAGCGTGCTCGTTGGGGAGCGGAAGAGGGAGGTCGTGGAGAGGATGTTCGCCGGCGGCGACATGCCGGACGTCGGCCTCGGTGACTGCGAGAGCGACCACGACTTCATGGCCATCTGCAAG GAAGCTTACATGGTGCCCACCAACAAGCGCGCGCCACGCGCCACCCCCGACGACCTGCTCTCCCGCGTCATCTTCCATGATGGCCGCCTTGTCCGTCGGCCGGACCCGAAGCACGCGCTCTTCGCCCTCGCTTACCTCCCGGTCGGCTTCGCCCTCGCCCTCCTCCGCATATTGATCAGTCACCACGTTCCGCGGAGCCTCGTTCGCCACGCCTACCGCCTGACCGGTATCCGCCTCACTGTCCGTggcacgccaccgccgccaccaagcCGTGGAAAGCCGGGATCCCTCCTCGTCTGCAACCACCGCACCGCCGTCGACCCCATCTTCGTCTCCATCGCACTGGGGCGGCAGGTGACGTGTGTGACCTACAGCGTGAGTCGGCTGTCGACGGCCACCTCGCCGGTCCCGATGGTGGCGCTGATGGGGGACCGCAAGGTTGACAAGGCACGCATCACGACACTACTGGAATCCGGGCGCGACGTGGTGGTGTGTCCGGAGGGGACAACGTGCCGGGAGCCATGCCTGCTGCGGTTCTCGGCGCTGTTCGCGGAGCTGACGGACCGGGTCGTGCCGGTGGCCATGGAGGCGGTGCAGAGCACGTACTACGGGTCGACGGCGAGGGGGTGGACGTCCATGGACCCGTGCTTCTTCTACATGAACCCGCGGCCCGGGTACCGGGTGACGTTCCTGCCGGCGCTGCGGGCCGAAGAGacgtgcggcggcggcgcgaggagcGTCGTCGAGGTGGCCAGCCACGTGCAGGCGGTGATCGCCAAGGAGCTCGGGTACAAGTGCACGGGGTTTACCATGAAGGACAAGTACATGAAGCTCGCCGGCAGCGTCGCGGATGAGTGTGACCCGAATGGCAAGAAGCTTGCCTGA
- the LOC127308846 gene encoding F-box/LRR-repeat protein At5g02910-like codes for MSSSPRRRHKRACVEEIHGAEGRTQQRLPELDAPSVDKGLRVSSAETKAQTCEDDDICQGAPNARQYLELDKLPEDMLHHIHSLLPLQDAARAACVSRGFLRSWRCYSNLILNWQTLRSTDDKFEGRETRYINKIDKILNNYSENGMKVKKLRIDLLWCISSIASYLDRWLQIAIKSGINELSFSLPTSMKEKYCFPYSVLFDETNTSPIESIYLFDCIFHPIETLGCFKRLKSLDLVYVHITEDGLQQLLSKSSGLERLQICSAIICLKIPFTLQKLKFLAVTRWYEMQAIEISAPNLSTFHYIGSPVEISIRYPSQLKDVYLASFVPSRILSYGRANLPFIARHVERLTLISCGEECFIFYILIGLYLYR; via the exons ATGTCCTCCTCTCCCCGACGTCGGCACAAGAGAGCGTGCGTGGAGGAGATCCATGGCGCCGAGGGCAGGACACAGCAGCGGCTGCCGGAACTCGACGCTCCTTCTGTAG ACAAGGGATTGAGGGTTTCGTCGGCTGAAACAAAGGCGCAAACCTGTGAAGATGATGATATTTGCCAAGGTGCCCCGAATGCGAGACAGTACCTTGAGCTTGACAAACTTCCTGAG GATATGTTACATCATATACATTCCCTCCTCCCACTGCAAGATGCTGCCCGTGCTGCCTGCGTGTCACGCGGATTTCTTCGCTCATGGAGATGCTATTCAAACCTCATACTCAACTGGCAAACACTTCGGTCGACCGACGATAAATTCGAGGGACGTGAAACACGTTACATCAATAAAATTGACAAAATTCTTAATAATTATTCTGAAAATGGGATGAAGGTGAAGAAACTTAGAATTGATCTTCTATGGTGTATAAGTTCGATTGCCTCCTATCTAGACCGGTGGCTTCAGATTGCTATCAAATCTGGGATCAATGAACTAAGTTTTTCGCTTCCTACTTCCATGAAGGAAAAGTACTGCTTCCCATATTCAGTTTTATTTGATGAGACAAATACTAGTCCGATTGAGTCCATTTATCTCTTCGACTGCATTTTTCATCCCATAGAAACACTAGGTTGCTTTAAAAGGTTGAAAAGTTTAGATCTTGTTTATGTTCACATTACTGAGGACGGATTACAGCAGTTGCTCTCAAAATCTTCCGGCTTGGAAAGGTTGCAAATATGCAGTGCGATAATTTGCTTGAAGATACCTTTTACACTGCAGAAGCTAAAGTTCCTCGCGGTTACAAGGTGGTACGAGATGCAGGCGATAGAGATTAGTGCTCCAAATCTCTCTACTTTTCACTATATTGGGTCCCCAGTCGAGATTAGTATCAGATATCCTTCCCAACTTAAGGATGTGTACTTGGCATCTTTCGTTCCATCAAGAATTCTCTCTTATGGTCGAGCCAACCTTCCATTTATCGCTCGCCATGTCGAGAGGCTTACCCTGATATCCTGTGGTGAGGAATGTTTTATTTTTTACATTTTAATCGGATTATATTTATATAGGTAA